The following proteins are co-located in the Hevea brasiliensis isolate MT/VB/25A 57/8 chromosome 11, ASM3005281v1, whole genome shotgun sequence genome:
- the LOC110640321 gene encoding sugar carrier protein C encodes MPAVGGIATGNGKREYPGNLTPYVTVTCIVAAMGGLIFGYDIGISGGVTSMDSFLKKFFPSVYRKKEEDSTSNQYCQYDSQTLTMFTSSLYLAALVASLVASWITRKFGRKLSMLFGGVLFFAGAIINGLAKAVWMLILGRILLGFGIGFANQSVPLYLSEMAPYRYRGALNIGFQLSITIGILVANVLNYFFAKIHGGWGWRLSLGGAMVPALIITVGSLVLPDTPNSMIERGQYEEARSQLKRVRGVHDVDEEFNDLVLASEESKKVEHPWRNLLQRKYRPHLTMAIAIPFFQQLTGINVIMFYAPVLFNTIGFGNDASLMSAVITGLVNVFATMVSIYGVDKWGRRLLFLEGGVQMLICQAVVAACIGAKFGVDGNPGDLPKWYAIVVVLFICIYVAGFAWSWGPLGWLVPSEIFPLEIRSAAQSVNVSVNMLFTFIVAQVFLTMLCHLKFGLFLFFAFFVLVMSIFVYYFLPETKGIPIEEMGQVWKSHWYWSRYVTDEHFPNGTLEMGKGGQGPKTV; translated from the exons ATGCCTGCCGTAGGAGGGATAGCCACTGGTAATGGCAAAAGGGAGTACCCTGGGAACCTTACCCCTTATGTGACTGTAACATGTATCGTTGCAGCCATGGGTGGTCTGATCTTTGGTTACGATATTGGGATTTCTG GTGGAGTTACGTCCATGGATTCCTTCTTGAAAAAGTTCTTTCCTTCAGTCTACCGGAAGAAGGAAGAGGACTCAACCTCTAATCAGTACTGCCAATACGATAGCCAGACACTGACCATGTTCACGTCCTCACTATACTTGGCTGCTTTAGTGGCTTCTCTTGTGGCCTCCTGGATTACCCGTAAATTTGGAAGGAAACTGTCTATGCTTTTTGGTGGCGTGCTCTTCTTTGCTGGTGCCATCATCAATGGCTTGGCTAAAGCAGTCTGGATGCTGATTCTTGGTAGAATTTTGCTCGGTTTCGGTATTGGTTTTGCCAATCAG TCTGTGCCACTCTACCTCTCTGAGATGGCTCCGTACAGATACAGAGGAGCTCTTAACATtggtttccagttatcaatcacaATCGGTATCCTTGTAGCCAATGTTCTCAACTATTTCTTTGCCAAGATCCATGGTGGTTGGGGATGGAGATTGAGTCTGGGAGGTGCTATGGTGCCTGCCCTTATAATCACGGTTGGATCACTAGTCCTGCCAGACACACCAAACTCTATGATTGAACGTGGCCAGTACGAGGAGGCTAGGTCCCAACTGAAGAGAGTTCGTGGTGTTCATGATGTGGATGAGGAGTTTAATGACCTTGTTCTTGCTAGTGAAGAATCAAAGAAAGTTGAGCATCCTTGGAGAAATTTGTTGCAGAGGAAATACAGGCCTCACCTTACCATGGCTATAGCAATCCCATTCTTTCAGCAACTCACTGGCATCAATGTTATCATGTTCTACGCTCCTGTTTTGTTCAATACGATTGGTTTCGGCAACGATGCTTCCCTCATGTCTGCTGTGATCACTGGTTTGGTTAATGTTTTTGCAACCATGGTTTCAATCTATGGTGTTGATAAGTGGGGGAGGAGGTTGCTTTTCCTTGAGGGTGGAGTTCAAATGTTGATATGCCAG GCAGTGGTTGCAGCTTGTATTGGTGCTAAGTTTGGAGTAGATGGAAATCCAGGTGATTTGCCCAAGTGGTATGCCATTGTTGTGGTGCTTTTCATTTGCATCTATGTTGCTGGATTTGCCTGGTCTTGGGGTCCTCTTGGCTGGTTGGTTCCCAGTGAAATTTTCCCACTCGAAATCCGATCTGCTGCTCAGAGTGTCAATGTTTCAGTGAACATGCTCTTTACATTTATAGTAGCTCAAGTTTTCCTAACAATGCTTTGCCACTTAAAATTTGGGCTTTTCCTCTTCTTTGCATTCTTTGTGTTGGTGATGTCCATCTTTGTTTATTATTTCTTGCCTGAGACAAAGGGAATTCCAATTGAAGAGATGGGACAAGTCTGGAAATCACACTGGTACTGGTCTAGATACGTCACTGATGAACATTTTCCCAATGGAACCCTTGAGATGGGCAAAGGAGGCCAAGGTCCCAAGACTGTGTGA